The window TAACCGGATCAGCGTCCCAGCGCGGCATCCCGAGCTTTGCAGCAAACAGATAGAGCTGATCGGCCACGTCCTCCGAACGGGTCTGCGCCGTCAGCGTGAACACTGCATCGTCGATCGAAAAATCGAAGCCGAGCTTGCGTCCCGTGGTCAGCCGGTCGATCTCGTTCTGGCCGAGCTCGCCCACCCCCGAGCCGACCAGCGCCGCCTCGCCGAGCGAAGCATAGACCGCGCTGTCCTTGTCGAAGGCGCGGTAGCCTGCGCCAAAGCGCACCCGCACCGTCACGCGGCCGGGTTCGGCATCATTGGCCCACACCAGCGCCTTGACGCCATTGGCAAAGTCGACCTGCTGGATTTCCAGCACGCCTAGCGCCTTCTGCCCGGCAATCGTGCCGGGCGCGCCAAGGGTTGGCAGATCGGCAAAGGAAATGGTGTTCGCCGCCAGCCGCGCGCTGCCATCGACCTTGGCTTCGCTCGCCAGCGCGAGCTTGAGCGCCGCGACATCGGCCTCGCCTGCCTGCGGAGTGACATAGACCGAGCGCGTAACCGTGCCTTCGAACAGCCCTCTGGTGCGCTCCAGCACTTCGGCGGGCGTGAGGCGCGGCTTCATGCCGCGAAACACGTCGAGCACCACCTGCGGAGCAGCGACAGTCTCGCGGATATCGACCGCGTTGACGAGGTTGTTGACGAGGGTCGAGCCCGACTGGACGCTTTCCTGTTCGACCTCGTTGGCGAAGACCACGTCGAACTCGGAGGCCTCGCGGTCGATCTCTTCCTGCGTCGGCGGATTGACCAGCGCGTCCGCAATCACGCTGCGCACATCGGCAAGCGCGGCCTGCCAGTCGCTGGTGAGCGGCGCAAAGGTGACGAAGGTGGCATCGGTCGAGCGCGAGATATCGTCCTGCTGGACCTGCGCATAGAGGAAGCTGCCGCCGCCGCGCGCGCGCGATTCCAGGCGGCGGTTGATGATCGCCTGGGAAATCGCATCGAGCAGCAGGCCTTCATTATAGACGATGGTGTCGGTTACGGGCCGCCACGGACGCATCACCGCGAAGGTGAGACTGCGTGGCAGATCGGGCTCGACGCCGACGGCCAGCTCGCCGATCAGGGCAGGCATGCCGACACTCGCCACCGCGCCGGCCGGAGCAACCGGATCACCGAAAGCAGGCGCAACGCCGGGCTTGCCGGTGCCCTTCCAGTCGCCGAACCATTGCTCCACCAGCCCTGCCAGCAGCTGCGGATCAGCGTCGCCGGCCACAATGATGGTGGTGTTTTCGGGGCGATACCAGCGATCGTAGAAGGCCTTCACACCCTTGCCGCTCGCCGCCTTCAAGGTCTCGTCCGTGCCGATCGGATTGCGGCTGGAGAGGCGCTGACCGGCAAAGAAGGTCTGGCGCGTCAGGTCTGCCATGCGCAGGCCCGCACCGCCGCGCTCGCGCTTTTCGGCAAGCACGATCGGGCGTTCGGCGCCTACATTCACGTCATTCAGCACCGGCGCGCGCACCATGCCCGAAAGCAGCTTGAAGCTCTCCGACAGCTTGGCCGGGTTGATGTCGGGAATGTCGAGCTTGTAGACCGTGTGGGTCGGCGTGGTCTCGGCATTGGCATCGCTGCCAAAGGTCGCGCCAAGGCGCTGCCATGCGGCAATCGCTTCGCCCTGCCCGAGATACTTGCTCTCGCGGAACAGCAGGTGTTCCAGCAGGTGCGCGTAGCCCTGTTCGCCGTCTTCCTCGTGCAGCGAACCGGCGTCGACGCGCACCCGGATCGAGATCTGGCGCGGCGGCACGCCATTGTTGCGCACGGCATAGCGCAGCCCGTTCTTCATCTCGCCGAACAGCCATTTCTCGTCGGGCGGAACGTCCGAGCCGCGATAGAGCCACGGGGTCGCCCCGCCGGTCTGCAGGGCCTTTGGCGCCGGAACAGGCGCGGGAGCGGGCGCCGTCGCGGTTTGCGTGGCGGCCTGTTGGGCCAGCACGGGCTGGACCATCAGGACAGGAGCAATGAGAAGGGCGATAGCGCGGGCTGCGCGGGAGAGCGACGTCATGGGCCGACATATAGGGCGGCGAAGTGTGAAGCGATAGTGAATGGTTTCACGCAAGGATTGCCTGCTTGTCGGGAGCCCCCGCCGCTCCTAGATAGGCCCCATGTTCATCGAGACCGAAACCACCCCCAATCCGTCCGCCTTGAAGTTCCTGCCCGGGCAAATTGTCATGACCGCAGGAACCCGCGAATTTGCCACCCCCGAAGCCGCCGAGGCGAGCCCGCTTGCGCAGGCGATCTTCGATACGGGCGAAGTGGTGAACGTGTTCTTCGGCGCGGATTTCGTCAGCGTCACCGCCGCGCCCGGAGCCGACTGGAGCGCGCTGAAGCCGCAGGTGATCGCGATCCTGCTCGATCATTTCGTCTCCGAAGCCCCGCTGTTCGCAGCGCCCGGCGGCAACGGCATCGCGGTCCCCCCGCCCGAAGACGAGATGGTGATAGAGGAGCGCGCCGAAGACGCCGAGGTGATCGCGGCGATCAACGAATTGCTCGAGACCCGCGTGCGTCCGGCTGTGGCGGGTGACGGCGGCGACATCGCCTATCGCGGTTTCCGCGACGGGGTGGTCTATCTCACGCTGCAGGGCTCTTGCTCGGGCTGCCCGTCGAGCACCGCGACGCTCAAGCACGGCATCGAAGGCCTGCTCAAGCACTACGTCCCCGAAGTCACCGAAGTGCGCGCGGCATGACGGTACAGTTCCACGATCACGCGCTGTCCGCAGAGGCACTCGCGCAGCTGTTCAACGAAGCGCGCAGCTATAATGGCTGGCTCGACAAGCCGGTGAGCGACGAACAGCTCCATGCAATCTGGGATCTCGCCAAGATGGCGCCGACCTCGGCCAACATGCTCCCGGCACGGATCGTGTGGGTGAAGTCGCCCGAAGCCAAGGCGAAGCTCGCGGCCAGCGTGATGGAGGGCAACAAGGCCAAGGTCCTCGCCGCGCCGGTCACCGCCGTGATCGCCTACGATATCGACTTTCACGAGGAGCTGCCCTGGCTCTTCCCGCATACCGACGCCAAGAGCTGGTTTGAGGGCAACGAGGCAGGCCGCGAGGAAGGAGCCTTCAGGAACTCGTCGCTCCAAGGGGCATATCTCATGCTCGCCGCCCGCGCGCTGGGGCTGGATGTCGGGCCGATGTCGGGCTTCGATCCGGCAGCCGTTACGGCAGCCTTCCTCGCCGATGAACCGCGCCACCGGGTCAATTTCATCTGCTCTTTTGGCTATGGCGATCCGGCCAGCATCTTCGGTCGCTCGCCGCGCCCGGATTTCGGCACATTCAACACCATCGTCTGAGCCGCATCACGCGCTTGCGCCTTCTCCTTCGCTGATGCAGGGCGGGCTCATGCGCATGCTCGCAATCGAAACCGCCTCGGAGGCCTGCTCCATCGCCCTGTTCGAGGGCGAGACGCTGCTGGCGCATGAGCACCGCGTGATCGGGCGCGGACATGCCGAGGCACTGGTGCCGATGATCGCCGCCCTGCCCCACAAGGGCCGCGCGACACGCATCCTCGTCAGCCTCGGGCCGGGCAGCTTCACCGGCGTGCGCATCGGTCTTGCCACCGCCCGCGCGCTGGGCTTTGCCTGGAGGGCAGAGGTGCTCGGCTACCCCACCCTCGCCCTCGTCGCAGCCCAGGCGCTTCAGCAGCATCCCGGCGCGCCGCTGACGGTGTGCACCAATGGCGGGCATGGCGAATGGTTCGTGCAGGATTTCGCCGCCGACGGCGCGCCGCAGGGCGAGGTGCGCTCGCTCACCCCCGCCGATGCTGCCGAGCGCGGGAGCCAGCGCGTGATCGCCGGCAACCGCGCGAAGGAATTTGCCGCGCTGCTGGGCGATGGGCACGAGGTGATCGAAACGCTCCCCGATGCCGCTGCCGCACTATCGCTGGGTCAAGCGCGCCTCACCGCCGATCTTGTGCCGATCTACGGGCGCGGGCCCGATGCCACGCCAATGGCCGAGCGGCTGCCGGCATGAGCGTCTCCCCCGCCCTCCTCGACCGGATCATGGCGGTGATGGAGGCGGCCTTCGATCCGGCTTATGGCGAGGCGTGGAACCGGCGGCAGGTGGCCGATGCGCTGTCGATGCCCAGCACTCATGCGCTGGTGGTGGATGGTGACGGGATGCTGATCGCGGCCGATGAGCGCAGCGACCGGGCAGCGGGCGGCTTCGTACTGAGCCGGCATGTGCTTGATGAAGAGGAGCTGCTGCTGATCGCGGTTGCCCCCGGCTGCCGCCGCCGCGGGATCGGCGCGATCCTGATCGGCCAGCTGTTTTCCGCAAGCCGCAAGCGCGGCGTTAACCGTATCTATCTGGAAATGCGGCGCGGAAATCCTGCGCTGTTCCTGTATCGTAAACTCGGATTCGAACCGATCGGCGAACGGCCAAACTATTATCGCATGGCCAATGGCGAGCGGATCGATGCGATTACTTTCGGTCTTTCGATTGAATAAATTGTCTTTCGTCGATTGCTCCGGAATGGGTGTATTCGCCCAGTTGCAAAAACTGCGCTTTTCCCCCATGCCCGAAATACCGGAAATATCCGGAAAAATGCCCTGAGGGATTCGCAGAAGACATGGAAATCGAAATGAAAGAAACGCTTATCACGCTCACCAGCGATATTGTTGCCGCGCATGTCAGCAACAATGATGTCGCTGTCACCGATCTTCCCGGCCTGATCACCAGCGTCTACACCGCGCTCGCCAACCTGGGCGAAGCGCCGGTGGTGGAAGAGGTCAAGCTGCAGCCGGCCGTGGCCGTGCGCAATTCGGTGAAGCCGGACTACATCGTCTGTCTTGAAGACGGCAAGAAGCTCAAGATGCTCAAGCGCTACCTGCGCACCAACTACAACCTATCGCCCGAAGAATATCGCGCGCGCTGGGGCCTGCCGGCCGATTACCCGATGGTCGCCCCCAACTATGCCGAAACCCGCCGCGATCTCGCCAAGAAGATCGGCCTTGGTCGCAAGCCGGGCGCCGGCCGCCCGCGCCGCGCCAAGAAGTAAGCCTGATACGGCCTGCTGCCGCCCCTGTTGAGAGGGCGGACGGCCCGCTTGAGCAAGCAGCCCCGTCCCTGTAGGGAAGGGGCTGCTTTTTCATTCACGGGTCCCCATTGCGGGCCACGCCAGCAGGCGATGGAGCTGTCATTGAACCAGAAGATCGATCTTGAGCAGTTGTGTGCCGAGAAGGGCCTGCGCATCACCGAACAGCGCCGCGTCATCGCCAAGGTGCTGTCGGAGAGCGACGATCACCCCGATGTCGAACTGCTGCACGCCCGCGCCTCGGCGGTCGATTCCAAGATCTCGATCGCGACGGTCTATCGCACCGTGCGCCTGTTCGAAGAAGCGGGCATCCTCGATCGCCACGATTTCGGCGATGGCCGTTCGCGCTATGAACCCGTGCCCGAAGCGCACCACGATCACCTGATCGATGTCGAAACCGGCAAGGTGGTCGAATTCGTCGATCCCGAGGTCGAAGCGCTCCAGCGCCAGATTGCCGAGCGGCTGGGCTACCGGCTGGTCGATCACCGCATGGAACTTTACGGCGTCCGGCTGTCGCGTGACGACTGAGACAAGCTTGCGCGCAGCTGCCGCGCGGGGAGAGAGCACGCCGGTCTCGCCGATGGGCTGGGTGCGGCTTGCCCTGCGCACGCTGGCACTGATCGGGCTGATCGCGGTGTTCGTGCCGCTGCACTACCTTTACCGCGTCGTCGCCTATGGCTCGCCCTTCCCGATGCTGTTCCTGCGCTATGCCGCAAGGGTGTGCGGCGCGCGGGTGGAGGTGCATGGCACCCACCTGAAGCGCGACGTGTTTTATGTCGCCAACCACCTCTCGTGGGTCGACATCCTCGCGCTGGCTGGCGCGAGCGGGACGGCCTTCGTCGCCAAGGCGGAACTGGCCGAGGCGCCGGTGGTGGGCTGGCTCGCCAGCCTCAACCGCACCGTCTTTGTGAAGCGCGAACACCGTATGGGCGTGGCCGAGCAGATCAATGCCCTGAAAGACGCGCTGGTCGATAACTGGTCGGTCACGGTCTTCCCCGAAGGCACCACCACCGACGGGCAATCGCTGCTGCCGTTCAAGACTTCGATGCTGTCCGTGCTCGAACCGCCGCCGCCCGGCGTGCTGGTGCAGCCGGTGGTACTCGATTACGGGCCGGTGGCGGAGTGGATCGGCTGGATCGGCGAGGAAAGCGGCGTCAACAACGCCAAGCGGGTGCTCTCACGCAAGGGCACCTTCCGGCTGCGGCTCTACTATCTTGAACCCTTCAGCCCTGAGGAATTCAAGGGCCGCAAGGCGATCAGCACCGAAGCGCGCCGCCGGATCGAGGAGGCGCTGGTGGACATTCTCGGCAAGCCCCTGCGCCCCTTCGCGCACACAGTCGCGCCAGTGCGCTATGAGCCCAAGAACGAGGCGGCCGAATAGGCCTTACAACCCCGCGCGCACCAGCCAATCGTGGAAGATCCGCACCGGGCGGCTTTCCAGCGCGACCGGCTTGCACACGAACCAGTAGGAATAGGGGCTCTCGACCGGCTTGCCGGTGAGATTGGTCAGGCGATTGTCATTGGCGCGGCGCAGGTGATCATCGTGCATGATCGCGATGCCGAGGCCCTGCGCGGCGGCTTCGAGCATCAGCGCGCCCGAATCGTAGTGGTCAATCGCCGCCGGGTCCATCTGTTCGAGCCCGTTGGCCTTCTTCCACGCAACAAAGCTCTCGGGCAGTTCGTTGTGGATCAGGAAGGTCTGCTTGGCCATCGCCTCGGGCGTGATCGTGGGGCCGATCCCGCGCGCGACTTCGCGGCTGCAGATCGCGTGGACGAGATTGTGATCTAGCCGCACCGCGTGCAGCCCGCTCGCGGGCCCTCGCGACAGGATGATCGCGGCATCGAGCGTGTCGCCCACCCGGTCTTCCAGATGCGGGGCGGTGTCGATGTCGATGTGGAGCAGCGGGTGGCGCTTGCGCAATTCGCCAAGGCGCGGGAACAATCGCTGGCTGCCGAACATCGGCAGCACACCGAGGCGCAGGCGCAGCAGGGCGATATTGTCCGACTGGCTCTCCACCGCCCTCGCGAGCGCTTCCATGTGCGGGTTCACCGCCTCGTAGAAGGCCTGCCCCTCGTCGGTCAGCTGCATCGACTGGCGCGCGCGGGTGAACAGCTTCTTGCCGACGAATTCTTCCAGATTGCTGATCCGCCGCGACAGCGCCGAGGGGCTGAGGCCGATCTCTTCCGCCGCCGCCCGGGCCGAGCCCAGCCGCACGGTGCGCATGAAGGCTTCCAGCGCGCGCAGAGGGGGCAATCGACGTGCAGGCATGTTCTGTCTCCTTGTTGAAACAGATACGCCTGAAACGCGATTGGGATGCAAAAAATCGAAGAAAAATTGTGCAAAGCAGCAAAAAGTTGCGCCTACTGCACCTCTTCCTCGCGCGCCGGAGGGTGTAGACGCAGGCGCGTAACGTGGGTTTCGTCGCCCGCCGTCACCTCGATCCGCCAGCCGCTCGGGTGTTCGAGCACTGTGCCGACCGGCGGCACCGCTTCGGCCAGCACGAAGGCGAGCCCGCCCAGCGTGTCGACCGCCTCCTCCACCTCGGCGAGGCGCGGATCGACCAGTTCGGCGACATCGTCGAGCTCGGCGCGGGCATCGGCATCCCATATCCCCTCGCCGAGCGGAACGATCAGGGCCTCTGGCGCATCATCATGCTCGTCCTCGATCTCGCCGATGATTTCCTCGACCAGATCCTCGATGGTGATGAGGCCGTCGGTGCCGGAGAATTCATCGACCACGATCGCAAGGTGCACCCGCTTGGCGCGCATATCGGCCAGCACATCGAGCGCGCCGCGGGCCTGGGGCACGTAGAGCGGCTGGCGCAGCAGCGTCGTCCAGTCGTCAGGCGGCGGCGTGCCGGTGGCGAGGAAGGTGAAGACGTCCTTGATGTGGATCATGCCGATCACGTCATCGAGCGTCTCGCGATAGACCGGCATGCGCGAATGGCCGTGCTCGCAGAAGGCCGCGACCAGATCGTCCCAGCTGATCGCTGCATCCACCGCGATGATCTCGCCGCGCGGCACGGCGACGTCATCCGCGTCATGCTCGGAGAAATGCAGGAGGTTGCGCAGCATCTGGCGCTCGGTGCGCGACAGGTCGCCGCGCGCATGGCTACGATCTTCGGCAGCCACGCTGTCGTTCTCGTCCTCGTGCTCGTCGATCGCTTCTTCGAGCTGCTCGCGCAGGGAACGCGCGCCTTCCAGCCCGAGGATCTTGCGCAATGCAGGCCACAGCCCGCTGCTACTGTCCGCATCTCCGGGTTGGGACGCGGGCGAATGGGAATCGGCCATGGCCTTGCGAGTGGCTCCTACGCAGTTTCAGTCGCCATATGGGTCAGCGATGCCCAGTTTTGCAAGTATCGCGGTTTCCAGCGCTTCCATTTGCTCGGCCTGTGCGTCCGAAAGGACATGATCGTGACCGGCCAGATGGAGCAGCCCGTGGACAATCAGGTGCGTGGCATGGGCTTCCAGCGTGACGCCCTTTTCCGCCGCCTCGCGCGCGCAGGTTGCGTAGGCGAGCGCGATATCGCCGAGCATTTCCGGCGGGCCGTCCGCGCCGAGCGATTCGAGTTCCTCGCGCTCCAGCATCGGGAAGGAGAGCACGTTGGTGGGCTTGTCGCGCTGCCGCCATTCGCGGTTGAGGGTATGAACCTCGGCATCGGATGTGAACAGCAGGCTCACGACAAGGCGCGGATGGGCAAGACAAGGCTCGCCCTCGCCCGCCGCTGCCGCAGCCCGCTCCGCCAGCGCTTCCCAGTCCCCCTGGGGCCAATCCTCTATGTCGATATCCAGCTGCATTGCGCCTGCCCATAGCGCACAGCGGCGCCCATGCAAAAGGCGCGCGTCCCGGATGCGTTTTCTGTTGCCTCTTCCGCCGCGCCAATGCCAACAAGCCGATGCCATTGACCGGGTATCGCCCGGGTGTCGGGGGACAGAATGCATCGCAAACTCGTCGTGATCGCCGCCGGGGCCGTGAGCCTCCTTGCCAGCCCCGCGCTGGGCCAGATGCCGGCCGATCTCCCCATGCCCGATCTCACCCCCGCCAGCGCCGAGGAGGAGGCTGCCGCCCTCGCATGGCTCGCCGCGGCGGCCACGCCCTTCGATCCCTCCGCCTATGACGCCTCGACGCTTGCCCCGCTGGCCGAAAGGCTGGGGAGCGCGCGGGTGATCGGGATCGGCGAGGCGACCCACGGATCGCATCAGGATCAGGCCTTCAAGGCCGAGCTGATCAAGCAGCTCGTCATCTCCGGCAAGGCCGATGTGCTGATCCTCGAAGCCAACCGCCTGCCCGCGCTGGCCTTTGACCGCTATATCCGCCAGGGCAGCGGCGATCCTGCCGAGGCGATGCAGGCCACCGCCTTCTTCCGGATCTGGAAGAACGACGAGTTCGGCGGGCTGCTCTTGTGGCTGCGGAACTGGAACCGCACGGCGAGCCGCAAGGTGCGGATCGTGGGGGTGGATTGTCAGGATGGCGGGCGCGATGCAGCCGCCGCGCTGGCGCTGGTCGAGCGGCATGATCCGGCCGCCGCCGCCCGTTTGCGCGGGGAGTTTGGCGGGCTGATTGCGGCGATGGACAAGCCGCGCACCCGCTTTGTCGACTGGCTGGTCGATGCGGCGCTGCCCGAAGCCCAGCGCGCCCTTGCCGCCAGCGCGCAGCTTGACGCGTGGTTCGAGGCAGCCTCCGATGCCGTGCGCGCCGATCCCGGTTTCGGCGAGGCTCGCTGGGCCGCGCGCAGCGCCCGGCAGGCCTTCCTCGCCTTCGAATTCGAACGCAATGATGCCGACAAGTCCAAGGCCGATCCCGCCTATTTCGGACGGCGCGACCGCTACATGGCCGAAAACGCGCTCGCCATGCTGGCCGAAGGCGAGCGCGGCCTAGTGTGGGCGCATGACAGGCATGTGATGGAGGATCTGCCAGAGATTGTCGACATGGTCGGCTTCGTCACCGTCGGCACGGTGCTGCGCGAGAAGCTGGGCGAGGATTATGCGAGCGTGGGCTTCACCTGGTCACAGGGCGCATTCCGCGCGACCAAGGTGGCCGAAGGCGCCGACGTGCTGAAAGCCTCGCAGCGCCAGACCTTCGAGCCGTTCAATCTGCCCAACAACCGTCCGGGCGAACTGGGCCATGTGTTCGACCGCACCGGCTACAAGGCGCTGTGGATGGATCTGGCGAAGCTGCCCGCCGATGGTCCCGTCGCCAGCTGGGCAGGCCGTCCCTATTGGCGCGGCTGGTCGGGCTGGATCGCCAATCCGGAAATCTGGCAGGTCACCAATCTCGACATGGGAGAGTTTCCCCTGCCGGTGCGCATGGGCCACGATGTGATCGTGTGGTTCCAGACGATCAGCCCCTCGCACCTCTGGCCGGCCCCGCCGCAGCCGGAATAGGCTAGTTCTGCACGAAGTCGCGCTCCTGATGGAGCACGTGGCAATAGCGCATCCGCCCGTTGATGCGGATCGCGGTATATTCGGCCACTTCCTCGCCGGGGCCAGTGCGCCACTGGACCGAGGTGTTGCTGAAGTTCGGCGCCACAATCGGCTGCTGCTGATCAATGCCCGGCCCCAGCCGCGCGGTATAGGCGGCCAGCATCGCCTCGCAGTCCTGCTCGGGCGCGGCAGGCTCGATCCGCACCAGCGTCAGCCCCTTGCCCTTCTCGCCGAAATAGTAGTTCGCGACATAGGCAATCCCCCCTTCGGAGAAGGTCGAGGTGGCAAGCTTCTGGTGATTGAGGGAGCGCTGGTCGCGCTTGTCCTTCACCTTGCGCGCATCTGCGCCGACGGCAGCAACGACTTCATCGGCGGTCATGCCCCAACGCGTGGCGCCATATTCGGCGTGGGCCGCCTGCCCCGCCAGCAGCAGGGCGGGCAGCGCCAGCAGCGACAGCCTCATGCGCCCTCGCCCTCGCCATTGCCTTCGTAAGCCTCGACGATCCGGCCCACGATCGGGTGGCGGACCACGTCGGCGGCCGAGAAGCGGATCGTGCCGAAGCCTTCGACCCCCTCCAGCCGCTCGACCGCATCATTGAGCCCGCTCATGCGCGGCCCGCCGGGGATGTCGACCTGCCGGGGGTCGCCGCAAATCACCATCCGGCTGTTCTGGCCGAAGCGGGTGAGGAACATCTTCATCTGCTCGCGCGTGGTGTTCTGCGCCTCGTCGAGGATGATGAAGCTGTCCGCCAGCGTGCGCCCGCGCATGAAGGCGATCGGCGCGATCTCGATCTCGCCATTGGCCAGCCGCCGCTCGACCTGCTCGGGCGGCATGCAGTCGTTCAAGGCATCGTAGAGCGGGCGCAGATAGGGATCGACCTTCTCCTTCATGTCGCCGGGCAGGAAGCCGAGCTTCTCGCCCGCCTCCACCGCCGGGCGCGAGAGGATCAGGCGCTGCACGCTTCCGCTGATGAGCTGGCTCACTGCCTGCGCCACCGCGATATAGGTCTTGCCCGTGCCTGCCGGACCAAGCGCGAAGATAATGTCGTCCTTGGCCAGGGAGCGCATGTATTCGATCTGCGTCGCCGAGCGCGGCACGATGGTTTTCTTGCGCGTGCGGATCATGATCGGAGGCGTGCCCATGTCGCCCGAGATGATCCCTTCCAGCGTCGGTTCGGCCGACATGGCGATCATGCTTTCCACCGCACCGCTATCGAGCGCTTCGCCGCGCGCGAGCCGGTCATACATGGTCTTCAGCGTCTCGCGGGCGCGGGCTACATCATCCTCCGGCCCTTCGATCAGCACCTGATGGCCGCGCGCGTGGATATAGACCCCGAGCCGGTTTTCGACCTGCACCAGATTGGCATCGAACTGGCCGAACAGCGGGCCGAGCAGCGACTGGTTCTCGAAGGTGAGCTCCACCCGGGCGCGCCGGGGAGCGGGAATGCCACGAGGATCGGGCGAGAGCGCCGGGTGTTCGGCACGGGAGGGTCGTCGGCCCATCAAGGTCCTTTGCTTCAGGGCCAAAAGGACGATCCCTTGCCCTTGAGTCGCGAAGGTAATCCGGGTCGGTGCGAAAGCAAGCGCACCGCCGCAAAGCAGCGGTGGAAAGTCGTCAGACTGTAACCTTGCCGCGCACCAGCCCCTTGAGGGAATTGGGGCCTGCCTCGGCCAGCTCGACCTCGACCAGATCGCCGATGGCAACGCCTTCCTGCTCGAACCATACCGACTGCAACCACGGCGACTTACCGAGCCACTGGCCCGGGTGGCGTCCGGTGCGCTCGACCAGAACCGAGCAGGTCTTGCCGATACTCGCTTGATTGAAGGCATATTGATGCGCGCCGATGCGCTGCTGGAGGCGCTGGAGGCGGTCGTCCATCACCTCTGCCGCAATCTGGCCCTCCATCGTCGCGGCGGGCGTGCCGGGACGCGGGCTATACTTGAAGCTGAAGCAGGCAGCGTAGCGCACTTCGTCGACGATATTGAGGGTGTCCTGAAACTCGGCCTCGGTCTCGCCCGGGAAGCCGACGATGAAATCGCCCGACAGCGCGATATCGGGGCGGACGGCGCGGAAGCGCTCGATCAGCTTCAAGTAGCTTTCCGCTGTGTGCTGGCGGTTCATCGCCTTCAGGATACGGTCATTCCCGGCCTGCACGGGCAGGTGGAGATAGGGCATCAACTTGGCGACCTCGCCATGCGCGGCGATGAGGTCGTCATCCATGTCATTGGGGTGGCTGGTGGTGTAGCGGATGCGCTCCAGCCCGTCGATGGCGGCCAGTGTGCGGATCAACCCGCCAAGGCCCACGGGCCGCCCCTTGTCGTCCTCGCCTTCCCAAGCGTTGACGTTCTGGCCGAGCAGCGTGATCTCCTTCGCGCCCGCCTCCACCAGCTTGTTCGCCTCGGTAACGAGATGCGCGAAGGGCCGCGAGATTTCCGCGCCTCGGGTATAGGGCACCACGCAATAGGTGCAGAACTTGTCGCAGCCTTCTTGCACGGTGAGAAAGGCGCTGGGGCCACGCTTCTTGCGCTGGGGCAGCGCGTCGAACTTGGCGATGGCGGGCATGTCAGTATCGGTCGCGCGCTCGCCATTGGTGGCCTTGTCGAGCATTTCCGGCAGGCGGTGATAGGCCTGCGGGCCGACCACGATGCTCACCGCCGGCGCGCGAGCCATGATCTCCTCGCCCTCTGCCTGCGCGACGCAGCCCGCGACCGCGATCAGCGGGGCCTTGCCGCTCTCCTTGCCCGTCGCAACCAGACGGCCGATGTCCGAATAGACCTTCTCGGCGGCCTTTTCGCGGATGTGGCAGGTGTTGAGGATGACGAGATCGGCCTCCTCGCCCTCGGGCGCTGGCTGGATGCCGCGCTCGGCCAGAAGCTCGCCCATGCGCTCGCCATCATAGACGTTCATCTGGCAGCCGAAGCTCTTGACCCGGTAGGTCTGGGGAGGCGTTTGCGGTTTCATGAGGGGTGCGCCTTTAGCGCCGATGGGCCTCGCGTTCAACGAAAAGGGGCGACCGAAGCCGCCCCTTGAAATCCTGCAATATGGGCCGCCCGATCAGGCCACCGTCGCCTTGACGATCTTGCCCGGCGCGCGCGGCGGTTCGCCCTTGGGGATGGCGTGGACGTGTTCCATGCCGCTGATCACCTGACCCCAGACGGTGTACTGGCGATCAAGGAAGGTCGCATCGGCGA is drawn from Erythrobacter sp. and contains these coding sequences:
- a CDS encoding Fur family transcriptional regulator encodes the protein MNQKIDLEQLCAEKGLRITEQRRVIAKVLSESDDHPDVELLHARASAVDSKISIATVYRTVRLFEEAGILDRHDFGDGRSRYEPVPEAHHDHLIDVETGKVVEFVDPEVEALQRQIAERLGYRLVDHRMELYGVRLSRDD
- a CDS encoding lysophospholipid acyltransferase family protein; the encoded protein is MGWVRLALRTLALIGLIAVFVPLHYLYRVVAYGSPFPMLFLRYAARVCGARVEVHGTHLKRDVFYVANHLSWVDILALAGASGTAFVAKAELAEAPVVGWLASLNRTVFVKREHRMGVAEQINALKDALVDNWSVTVFPEGTTTDGQSLLPFKTSMLSVLEPPPPGVLVQPVVLDYGPVAEWIGWIGEESGVNNAKRVLSRKGTFRLRLYYLEPFSPEEFKGRKAISTEARRRIEEALVDILGKPLRPFAHTVAPVRYEPKNEAAE
- a CDS encoding LysR substrate-binding domain-containing protein; translation: MPARRLPPLRALEAFMRTVRLGSARAAAEEIGLSPSALSRRISNLEEFVGKKLFTRARQSMQLTDEGQAFYEAVNPHMEALARAVESQSDNIALLRLRLGVLPMFGSQRLFPRLGELRKRHPLLHIDIDTAPHLEDRVGDTLDAAIILSRGPASGLHAVRLDHNLVHAICSREVARGIGPTITPEAMAKQTFLIHNELPESFVAWKKANGLEQMDPAAIDHYDSGALMLEAAAQGLGIAIMHDDHLRRANDNRLTNLTGKPVESPYSYWFVCKPVALESRPVRIFHDWLVRAGL
- a CDS encoding hemolysin family protein, which produces MADSHSPASQPGDADSSSGLWPALRKILGLEGARSLREQLEEAIDEHEDENDSVAAEDRSHARGDLSRTERQMLRNLLHFSEHDADDVAVPRGEIIAVDAAISWDDLVAAFCEHGHSRMPVYRETLDDVIGMIHIKDVFTFLATGTPPPDDWTTLLRQPLYVPQARGALDVLADMRAKRVHLAIVVDEFSGTDGLITIEDLVEEIIGEIEDEHDDAPEALIVPLGEGIWDADARAELDDVAELVDPRLAEVEEAVDTLGGLAFVLAEAVPPVGTVLEHPSGWRIEVTAGDETHVTRLRLHPPAREEEVQ
- the ybeY gene encoding rRNA maturation RNase YbeY, encoding MQLDIDIEDWPQGDWEALAERAAAAAGEGEPCLAHPRLVVSLLFTSDAEVHTLNREWRQRDKPTNVLSFPMLEREELESLGADGPPEMLGDIALAYATCAREAAEKGVTLEAHATHLIVHGLLHLAGHDHVLSDAQAEQMEALETAILAKLGIADPYGD
- a CDS encoding erythromycin esterase family protein; the encoded protein is MHRKLVVIAAGAVSLLASPALGQMPADLPMPDLTPASAEEEAAALAWLAAAATPFDPSAYDASTLAPLAERLGSARVIGIGEATHGSHQDQAFKAELIKQLVISGKADVLILEANRLPALAFDRYIRQGSGDPAEAMQATAFFRIWKNDEFGGLLLWLRNWNRTASRKVRIVGVDCQDGGRDAAAALALVERHDPAAAARLRGEFGGLIAAMDKPRTRFVDWLVDAALPEAQRALAASAQLDAWFEAASDAVRADPGFGEARWAARSARQAFLAFEFERNDADKSKADPAYFGRRDRYMAENALAMLAEGERGLVWAHDRHVMEDLPEIVDMVGFVTVGTVLREKLGEDYASVGFTWSQGAFRATKVAEGADVLKASQRQTFEPFNLPNNRPGELGHVFDRTGYKALWMDLAKLPADGPVASWAGRPYWRGWSGWIANPEIWQVTNLDMGEFPLPVRMGHDVIVWFQTISPSHLWPAPPQPE
- a CDS encoding PhoH family protein, with the protein product MGRRPSRAEHPALSPDPRGIPAPRRARVELTFENQSLLGPLFGQFDANLVQVENRLGVYIHARGHQVLIEGPEDDVARARETLKTMYDRLARGEALDSGAVESMIAMSAEPTLEGIISGDMGTPPIMIRTRKKTIVPRSATQIEYMRSLAKDDIIFALGPAGTGKTYIAVAQAVSQLISGSVQRLILSRPAVEAGEKLGFLPGDMKEKVDPYLRPLYDALNDCMPPEQVERRLANGEIEIAPIAFMRGRTLADSFIILDEAQNTTREQMKMFLTRFGQNSRMVICGDPRQVDIPGGPRMSGLNDAVERLEGVEGFGTIRFSAADVVRHPIVGRIVEAYEGNGEGEGA